A genomic window from Lotus japonicus ecotype B-129 chromosome 1, LjGifu_v1.2 includes:
- the LOC130729351 gene encoding chromatin modification-related protein EAF1 B-like isoform X4 has translation MHGCNSGFAFAVNAEVDSMGGVVDGGVGIGLKTSPCRAAVEEKAQGDIRQEYSIRDDRRRELEFLEKGGNPLDYKLGNAASVSVQSTSLTDQHQELFVNSEAKGSFVLTASPHGDSVDSSVRPGAPSISEPNTADNLLLFDGENELAQGEKRSMHSKKRYNIAPSEQSSQIGGSQNAKETEDSAIVRPYARRNRSRPNHGPRGGSRDVKGLLSDTNKHKDYHVPSGSKPKPSSLNGEIHIKDPTSNSPLNNELVGVRAHQSKSGSASVTEDKLGAMLNRNFKGNQHIVPSQDDTVQNPLVLASGDASAVGERDPGSSGDLKPPSCVVSALPGNESCPGLSNGFGNIKLDRRGVPDEGQNNSTSLGVKNFDSVSSCVPTSFAGDVNNESSICTSRSKADANGSTMEQTPEFEKKLNSIGCEVVKERSKTNTGESGATINNERASGYFNRFDGDNMVKSEEDIHIVSSCMQKKLNDFSNIKGMHPSNSCSISKDGKEENVVMKDHSNPIRGETCERLQVPSDLFTSATPRTALTENVTTAASDCQPSCKQPLKLADKAHEDSILEEAHIIEVKRKRISELSIRTLPSQIHHKSHWDFVLEEMAWLANDFAQERLWKIAAAAQLSHQASSASRLRFEKQSKHVGMKILSHSIAKAVMQFWHSVELLLVRDNNCIGSSNESGQVDSNEASGDKTRSSDMLQESSKLLEGQNPKKRAALKVHAYALRFLKDSRSHGISSQAEAPATPDKISDSGIVDMSWEDHLSDESLFYTVPPTAMETYRKSIESHFTQCEKSFSSIQEEVETSMYDTAAEHGYEELVYDEDEGETSTYYLPGVYEGSRLSKSGQKKHKNRIKSYTHRSNEVGTDLPYLHYQTGTQPSSLFGKRPASLNVGTIPTKRMRTASRQRVVSPFAVGTGTIHAQAKIDAASSGDTNSFQDDQSTLNVGSQLQKSMEVESVGDFEKQLPYDCGETSVKTKKKKSKNPATAYDHGWQLDSVVLSDQKDYPKKRLDSHHFESNGNSAASQMSNMSNPNKFIRIISGRDRGKKAKALKISAGQTGSGSPWSLFEDQALVVLVHDMGPNWELVSDAINSTLQFKCIFRKPKECKDRHKILMDKSGGDGADSADDSGSSQSYPSTLPGIPKGSARQLFQRLQGPLEEETLRSHFDKIIKIGLKNGYHRNQNDNQDLKQLTPVHNSHVIALSQVCPNNLNGGVLTPLDLCDTNATSSDVLSLGYQGSHAGSLALSNHGSVPSVLPSSGLNSSNPPPSGMGLGNNLSTQSGPMAASVRDSRYGVPRTVPLSVDEQQRLQQYNQMISNRNMQQSSMPVPGSLSGSDRGVRMLPAGNGMGLMGGINRSIAMPRPGFQGIASSSMISSGSMLSSSMVGMPSPVNIHSGVGAGQGNSTLRPRDTAHMMRVTQGNSQGIPAFSGMSSAFNSQTTPPPVQPYPGHGQQPHQQSHISNHHPHLQGPNHATNSQQAYAIRLAKERQLQQQQQRYLQHQQQQQQLAASNALMPQVQAQTQLPISSPQQNSSQAQPQNSSQQVSLSPATPSSPLTPMSSQHQQQKHHLPQPGFSRNPGSSALTSQAVKQRPRQPQQRQYQQPARQHPQHAQSQHQAKLLKGIGRGNMSIHQNSSADPSPLNGISVAPGSQTVEKGDQIMQMMQGQNYSGSGLNPNQPSKPLGPAHSSNHSQLQQKHHSVPTSTSSKQLQPVVSTPESNNQLQVSSVTSGHKASPPQPAVASSHRQLQLQYQQQPKEINQSKTNVQRMLQQNCQGHSESSSMSQSDSPKADQKPGNSSCQVGTSTAVSRGCVDSASKLTVVSTVSSQWKTSEPPFDSRMPNQVTQVSSPIGSSSGNEPPTIGQGLSPRQPSSSSSSHAHNSGLQWPQKPLPLQRQSSSQPIISHSQPPEHQQQEQEQHSPEDAALQHQPQQQVQHLQPGKSSLLIHPPNSEVE, from the exons ATGCATGGATGTAACTCAGGATTCGCTTTCGCTGTAAATGCTGAGGTTGATTCCATGGGAGGTGTTGTTGACGGCGGAGTTGGTATAGGGTTGAAAACCTCTCCGTGCAGAGCAGCAGTTGAGGAGAAGGCTCAAGGAGACATCAG GCAGGAGTATAGCATTCGTGACGATAGAAGAAGGGAGCTAGAGTTTCTTGAAAAA GGTGGGAATCCTCTGGACTATAAGTTAGGGAATGCTGCTTCAGTTAGTGTTCAGTCTACTTCACTCACTGATCAGCATCAAGAGCTGTTTGTGAACAG TGAAGCAAAAGGTAGTTTTGTGTTGACTGCCTCCCCTCACGGTGACTCTGTCGACAGTAGTGTCAGACCAGGGGCTCCTTCTATTAGCGAACCAAATACTGCTGATAATCTCTTACTTTTTGATGGTGAGAATGAGTTGGCTCAAGGTGAAAAGAGGTCCATGCATTCGAAAAAAAGGTATAATATTGCTCCATCCGAACAGTCTTCTCAAATTGGTGGGAGTCAAAATGCAAAAGAGACTGAAGATTCTGCTATTGTCCGCCCATATGCGCGAAGGAACAGGTCCCGACCAAATCATGGTCCTCGGGGGGGTTCAAGGGATGTGAAGGGATTATTATCTGATACTAACAAACATAAGGATTACCATGTGCCATCTGGTTCTAAGCCAAAACCTTCTAGTTTAAATGGTGAGATACATATTAAAGATCCAACATCTAATAGCCCACTGAATAATGAATTGGTTGGTGTGCGAGCTCATCAATCAAAAAGTGGCAGTGCTAGTGTTACTGAAGACaaattaggtgctatgttgaacaGAAATTTTAAAGGAAATCAACATATTGTACCTTCTCAAGATGATACTGTACAAAACCCACTTGTCTTGGCTTCTGGGGATGCTAGTGCAGTTGGAGAAAGGGACCCAGGTTCTTCAGGTGATCTAAAGCCTCCATCTTGTGTAGTTTCTGCGTTGCCTGGAAATGAATCTTGTCCTGGTCTGTCAAATGGGTTTGGCAACATAAAATTAGACAGGAGAGGTGTACCAGATGAAGGCCAAAATAACAGCACTTCATTAGGTGTAAAGAATTTTGATTCAGTGTCCTCCTGCGTACCCACTAGTTTTGCTGGAGATGTAAATAATGAGAGTAGTATTTGTACAAGTAGAAGCAAAGCTGATGCAAATGGAAGTACTATGGAACAAACACCAGAATTTGAGAAGAAACTAAATTCAATTGGTTGTGAAGTTGTGAAAGAAAGGAGCAAGACCAACACTGGTGAAAGTGGTGCTACTATTAACAATGAACGTGCTTCTGGTTATTTTAACCGATTTGATGGTGATAATATGGTCAAAAGTGAGGAGGACATTCATATTGTAAGTTCCTGCATGCAAAAAAAGTTGAATGATTTTTCCAATATTAAGGGAATGCACCCCAGTAACAGTTGTTCTATTTCAAAGGATGgtaaagaagaaaatgttgtcATGAAGGATCATTCCAATCCTATCAGGGGAGAAACCTGTGAAAGACTTCAAGTTCCTTCCGATTTATTCACTTCTGCCACTCCTCGAACTGCTCTGACTGAAAATGTTACTACTGCTGCATCTGACTGTCAGCCTTCTTGTAAACAACCCTTGAAGTTAGCAGATAAGGCTCATGAAGATTCTATTTTAGAAGAGGCTCACATTATAGAg GTCAAGCGCAAGAGGATttccgagctatctattcgcaCGTTACCCTCACAGATCCACCACAAATCTCACTGGGATTTTGTTCTTGAGGAAATGGCTTGGTTGGCAAATGATTTTGCACAG GAGCGTCTTTGGAAGATAGCAGCTGCTGCACAATTGAGTCATCAGGCATCTAGTGCTTCTCGGTTAAGATTTGAGAAACAAAGCAAACATGTGGGGATGAAAATTTTGTCTCACAGCATAGCAAAGGCTGTCATGCAGTTTTGGCATTCAGTGGAGCTTCTTCTAGTTCGTGACAATAACTGCATTGGTAGTTCAAATGAATCTGGGCAAGTAGATTCGAATGAAGCTTCTGGGGACAAGACCAGAAGTTCCGACATGTTACAG GAGTCAAGCAAACTCTTAGAGGGACAGAATCCCAAAAAACGGGCGGCACTTAAAGTGCATGCATATGCTTTGAGGTTTTTAAAGGACAGTAGATCTCATGGAATTTCCTCTCAAGCAGAAGCACCGGCAACACCTGATAAGATATCTGACTCGGGCATTGTTGACATGTCATGGGAGGATCATCTTTCCGAT GAAAGTCTGTTCTATACAGTTCCTCCTACTGCCATGGAAACATACAGAAAATCTATTGAATCTCATTTCACACAGTGTGAG AAATCTTTTAGTAGCATTCAAGAGGAAGTTGAAACATCTATGTATGATACTGCAGCAG AGCATGGATATGAAGAGCTTGTGTACGATGAGGATGAAGGAGAAACCAGCACTTATTATTTGCCTGGTGTCTATGAGGGTAGCAGATTGTCAAAATCTGGACAGAAGAAACACAAAAACAGGATAAAGTCTTACACTCATAGATCCAATGAAGTTGGAACTGATTTGCCTTATTTACACTATCAAACTGGAACTCAACCGTCCTCTCTATTTGGGAAAAGGCCTGCTAGTTTAAATGTTGGGACAATACCAACAAAACGCATGCGTACAGCTTCTAGGCAAAGAGTTGTGAGTCCTTTTGCAGTTGGCACTGGGACAATACATGCTCAAGCTAAGATAGACGCTGCTTCGAGCGGAGATACCAACTCCTTTCAGGATGACCAGAGTACGTTAAATGTTGGTTCACAACTCCAGAAAAGCATGGAGGTGGAGTCAGTTGGAGATTTTGAAAAACAGTTACCTTATGACTGTGGAGAAACATCAGTtaaaacaaagaagaagaagtccAAGAATCCG GCTACTGCTTATGATCATGGATGGCAGTTGGATTCTGTTGTTCTAAGTGATCAG AAGGATTATCCCAAGAAGAGATTGGATAGTCATCACTTTGAATCCAATGGAAATAGTG CTGCATCACAAATGAGTAACATGTCTAATCCAAATAAATTTATTCGAATCATTAGTGGACGAGATAGGGGCAAGAAAGCTAAAGCGCTTAAG ATTTCTGCTGGGCAGACTGGTTCTGGAAGTCCTTGGTCCCTTTTTGAAGACCAG GCTCTTGTTGTCCTGGTGCATGATATGGGTCCAAACTGGGAGCTTGTGAGTGATGCTATCAACAGTACTCTACAATTCAAG TGTATCTTTCGTAAGCCAAAAGAATGCAAGGATCGTCACAAGATTTTAATGGACAAAAGTGGTGGGGATGGTGCTGATAGTGCTGATGATTCAGGGTCTTCTCAATCTTATCCATCTACGCTTCCTGGAATTCCAAAG GGTAGTGCCAGACAGTTGTTTCAACGCTTGCAAGGGCCACTGGAGGAGGAAACCCTGAGGTCTCATTTTGATAAAATCATCAAGATTGGACTGAAGAACGGTTACCACAGGAATCAG AATGATAACCAGGATTTGAAACAATTGACACCTGTTCATAATTCGCATGTGATTGCTCTTTCCCAAGTCTGCCCAAACAACTTGAACGGAGGTGTTTTGAC GCCACTTGATCTTTGTGATACCAATGCAACAAGCTCAGATGTCCTATCTCTTGGGTATCAAGGCTCTCATGCTGGTAGTTTGGCGTTATCAAATCATGGTTCTGTACCATCAGTGCTTCCTTCATCTGGGCTAAATTCTTCAAACCCGCCACCTTCTGGTATGGGTCTTGGCAATAACTTGTCAACACAATCTGGTCCAATGGCAGCATCTGTCAG GGATAGTAGATATGGAGTTCCCAGAACTGTACCATTATCAGTTGATGAACAGCAAAGATTACAACAATATAATCAAATGATATCCAACAGAAACATGCAGCAGTCTAGCATGCCCGTTCCTGGATCTCTTTCAGGAAGTGATCGGGGTGTTCGAATGCTGCCTGCTGGAAATGGTATGGGCTTGATGGGTGGGATCAACAGAAGCATAGCCATGCCAAGGCCAGGGTTCCAAGGAATTGCGTCATCATCTATGATCAGTTCTGGAAGCATGCTTTCTTCTAGTATGGTGGGGATGCCAAGCCCTGTAAATATCCACTCTGGAGTTGGTGCTGGACAAGGAAACTCAACGTTGAGACCTCGTGATACTGCACATATGATGAGG GTCACTCAAGGGAACAGCCAAGGCATTCCTGCTTTTAGTGGGATGAGTTCTGCCTTTAATAGTCAGACAACTCCACCGCCTGTTCAGCCTTATCCAGGACATGGCCAACAACCGCATCAACAGTCCCATATTAGCAATCACCACCCTCATCTTCAAGGCCCGAATCATGCTACAAATTCCCAACAAGCTTATGCAATCCGATTGGCTAAGGAAAGGCAAttgcagcagcaacaacaaagaTATCTGCAGCaccagcagcaacagcaacagcttGCCGCATCAAATGCATTGATGCCACAGGTTCAGGCGCAGACCCAACTTCCCATATCATCACCTCAGCAAAATAGTTCTCAGGCACAACCGCAAAATTCATCTCAGCAAGTATCCCTTTCCCCTGCAACACCATCATCTCCTTTGACTCCCATGTCATCTCAACACCAACAGCAGAAACATCACCTGCCGCAACCTGGGTTCAGCAGGAATCCTGGTTCTAGTGCGCTTACTAGTCAAGCAGTTAAGCAAAGGCCACGACAACCACAACAACGGCAGTATCAGCAGCCTGCCAGGCAGCATCCACAGCATGCACAATCTCAACATCAAGCTAAACTTCTCAAGGGGATAGGAAGGGGTAACATGTCAATACATCAAAACAGCTCTGCGGATCCTTCTCCTCTAAATGgaatatctgtagctccaggaAGCCAAACTGTTGAGAAAGGGGACCAAATCATGCAGATGATGCAAGGTCAAAACTATTCTGGTTCGGGTTTAAATCCAAATCAACCATCAAAGCCTTTGGGTCCTGCTCATTCTTCCAATCATTCCCAGTTGCAGCAGAAGCATCATTCTGTTCCCACAAGCACTTCGTCGAAGCAGCTTCAGCCGGTGGTATCAACCCCTGAAAGTAACAATCAATTACAGGTTTCATCAGTTACTTCAGGTCATAAAGCATCACCTCCACAGCCAGCTGTTGCTTCTAGCCATCGTCAACTTCAGCTACAATACCAGCAGCAGCCAAAGGAAATTAATCAGAGTAAAACAAATGTTCAGAGAATGTTGCAGCAAAACTGTCAGGGGCATTCTGAGTCGTCAAGCATGTCTCAGTCTGATTCACCAAAAGCTGATCAGAAGCCTGGAAACAGTTCTTGTCAAGTCGGTACGAGCACTGCAGTGTCTCGGGGTTGTGTGGATTCGGCTAGTAAGTTGACAGTGGTTTCTACTGTATCTTCTCAGTGGAAAACATCAGAACCACCATTTGATTCTCGTATGCCCAATCAAGTTACACAAGTGAGCTCACCTATTGGAAGTTCTTCTGGAAATGAGCCCCCAACTATTGGTCAGGGGCTGAGCCCACGACAACCATCATCTAGCTCTTCTTCTCATGCACATAATTCTGGGCTACAGTGGCCGCAGAAACCGCTGCCTCTTCAAAGACAGTCTTCATCACAACCAATCATATCTCATTCCCAACCACCAGAACATCAGCAACAGGAACAGGAGCAGCATTCTCCCGAAGATGCGGCTTTGCAACATCAACCTCAGCAACAAGTACAACATCTGCAACCTGGGAAGAGCAGTTTACTTATCCATCCACCTAATTCTGAAGTGGAATGA